A window of Saccopteryx leptura isolate mSacLep1 chromosome 5, mSacLep1_pri_phased_curated, whole genome shotgun sequence contains these coding sequences:
- the CXCL11 gene encoding C-X-C motif chemokine 11 produces MSVKGMAIVLAVIVCATIAQGFPMFKGGRCLCIGSGVKGVRMANIEKISVIYPSINCDKTEVIITLKAHKGQRCLNPRSKQGNYIIKNVERMNFLKQRNT; encoded by the exons ATGAGTGTGAAGGGCATGGCTATAGTCTTGGCTGTGATAGTCTGTGCTACAATTGCTCAAG GTTTCCCAATGTTTAAAGGGGGACGCTGTCTTTGCATAGGCTCTGGAGTAAAGGGAGTGAGAATGGCAAATATTGAGAAAATCTCTGTAATTTACCCAAGtatcaactgtgacaaaacagaaGTGAT TATCACCTTGAAAGCGCATAAAGGGCAAAGATGTCTAAATCCCAGATCGAAACAAGGAAATTATATAATAAAG AATGTTGAAaggatgaattttttaaaacaacgaAACACCTGA